A stretch of the Lactuca sativa cultivar Salinas chromosome 9, Lsat_Salinas_v11, whole genome shotgun sequence genome encodes the following:
- the LOC111920927 gene encoding uncharacterized protein LOC111920927, with amino-acid sequence MVMQVSGCGVGSVSVTANRIVGIERWRMEASPTLLRFRHFDLNISSFSSSSYHGCSPSQSSWTFPLRFNIRNSSDKKTAVSVSTVKRGRRTGNNNKKKNRTEITGEPVVTDNYSEIRGKQEDRAEDRPFSVRSLSQNGDPLGRKDLGKSVVKWISQGMKAMATDFGEAELQGEFSEVRQRMGPGLTFVIQAQPYLGAVPMPSGLESVCLKACTHYPTLFDHFQRELRDALQQLQHKSLIEDWQKTESWKLLKELAKSAQHKAIARKASLPKAVHGVLGMELEKVKAIQNRIDDFTERMANLLRVERDAELEFTQQELDAAPAPATTTSDSNKPIEFLVSHGQAEQELCDTICNLVAVSTYTGLGGMHLVLFKVEGNHRLPPTTLSPGDMVCVRTCDSRGAAGATSGMQGFVNNLGEDGCSITLALESRHGDPTFSKLFGKTVRIDRIYGLADTVTYERNCEALMMLQKKGLHKNNPSIAVVATLFGDKDDIKWLEDSNFTDLSETELSGIKYIENYDNAQRKAIALGLNQKRPVLIIQGPPGTGKTGLLKELIVRAVQQGERVLVTAPTNAAVDNMVEKLSDVGINIVRVGNPARISPVVASKSLVEIVNVKLSKFRSELERKKSDLRKDLRQCLKDDSLAAGIRQLLKQLGKAYKKKEKEMVKEILVNAHVVLTTNSGAADPLIRRLDAFDLVVIDEAGQAIEPCCWIPILQGKRCILAGDQCQLAPVILSRKALEGGLGISLLERSIGLHEGVLATKLTTQYRMNDAISSWASKEMYGGLLTSSPTVSSHLLVDSPFVQPTWITQCPLLLLDTRKPYGSLSPGCEEHLDLAGTGSFYNEGEADIVVQHVLSLIYAGVSPAAIAVQSPYVAQVQLLRDSLDEIPLANGVEVATIDSFQGREADAVIISMVRSNTLGAVGFLGDSRRMNVAITRARKHVAVVCDSSTICHNTFLARLLRHIRYSGRVKHAEPGGFGGSGLGMNPMLPSIS; translated from the exons ATGGTGATGCAGGTAAGCGGTTGTGGTGTGGGAAGTGTGAGTGTAACAGCAAATAGAATTGTGGGTATTGAAAGATGGAGGATGGAAGCGTCGCCAACCCTCCTCCGATTCCGTCACTTTGACTTGAATATTTCCTCATTCTCATCTTCTTCCTATCATGGATGCTCCCCTTCGCAATCGTCTTGGACCTTTCCGTTACGATTCAACATCCGGAACAGTTCCGATAAGAAAACCGCCGTCAGTGTCAGCACCGTTAAGAGAGGACGACGCACCggcaacaacaacaagaagaagaatcgTACGGAAATCACCGGTGAACCTGTGGTGACTGATAATTACTCAGAAATCAGAGGAAAGCAGGAAGACAGAGCCGAAGATAGACCATTCAGCGTGCGTAGTTTATCCCAAAACGGTGATCCTCTTGGCAGGAAAGATTTGGGGAAATCTGTGGTTAAGTGGATAAGCCAGGGGATGAAAGCAATGGCCACCGATTTTGGGGAGGCGGAGTTGCAGGGAGAGTTTTCCGAGGTCAGACAGCGAATGGGTCCAGGTCTCACCTTCGTTATACAAGCTCAGCCTTACCTCGGCGCCGTTCCAATGCCCTCCGGCCTTGAATCTGTATGCTTGAAAGCCTGCACACACTACCCTACACTCTTCGATCATTTCCAGAGAGAGCTAAGGGATGCCCTTCAACAACTTCAGCACAAATCCTTAATTGAAGACTGGCAAAAAACCGAATCATGGAAATTGCTCAAGGAACTTGCAAAATCAG CTCAACATAAAGCCATTGCAAGGAAAGCATCACTACCAAAAGCTGTTCATGGTGTTTTGGGCATGGAATTGGAGAAAGTTAAAGCAATTCAAAACAGGATTGATGATTTCACAGAAAGAATGGCTAACCTCCTTCGTGTTGAAAGGGATGCTGAGCTGGAATTCACCCAACAGGAGCTAGATGCTGCTCCTGCTCCTGCAACTACAACTTCTGATTCAAATAAACCGATTGAATTCCTTGTAAGCCATGGACAAGCAGAACAAGAACTATGTGATACAATATGCAATTTGGTTGCAGTGAGTACTTATACAGGATTAGGTGGGATGCATTTGGTGTTGTTTAAAGTGGAGGGAAATCACAGGTTGCCACCTACAACACTGTCTCCTGGAGACATGGTGTGTGTGAGGACATGCGATAGCAGGGGTGCAGCTGGAGCAACTTCTGGTATGCAAGGATTTGTGAATAATTTGGGGGAAGATGGATGTAGTATCACTTTGGCTTTAGAATCCAGACATGGTGATCCCACTTTTTCAAAGCTATTTGGTAAAACTGTGCGCATAGATCGGATCTATGGATTGGCTGATACAGTTACATATGAG CGCAATTGTGAAGCTCTAATGATGCTACAGAAAAAAGGTCTACACAAAAACAACCCTTCAATTGCAGTTGTAGCAACACTTTTCGGGGACAAAGATGACATCAAATGGCTGGAAGACAGCAATTTCACCGACTTAAGTGAAACAGAACTGTCCGGAATCAAATACATAGAAAATTACGATAACGCCCAAAGAAAAGCAATTGCGTTAGGTTTGAACCAGAAACGTCCTGTGTTAATCATCCAAGGTCCACCTGGCACTGGAAAAACCGGTCTGTTGAAGGAATTAATAGTCCGTGCTGTTCAACAGGGTGAAAGGGTGTTAGTAACAGCACCTACAAATGCTGCTGTTGATAACATGGTTGAGAAATTATCAGATGTGGGGATCAACATAGTAAGAGTTGGTAATCCTGCGAGAATATCTCCGGTTGTTGCTTCGAAATCTTTAGTTGAGATTGTGAATGTGAAGCTTTCGAAATTTCGATCTGAACTTGAACGGAAGAAGTCGGATCTCAGAAAAGATCTGAGACAATGTCTGAAAGACGATTCATTAGCAGCTGGAATCCGACAGCTGTTGAAACAATTAGGGAAGGCGtataagaaaaaagaaaaagaaatggtGAAGGAGATTTTGGTCAATGCACATGTTGTGTTGACCACAAACAGTGGGGCAGCTGACCCGTTGATCAGACGTCTTGATGCTTTTGATCTTGTGGTTATAGATGAAGCAGGACAAGCTATTGAGCCGTGTTGCTGGATTCCAATATTGCAGGGGAAAAGATGTATTCTTGCTGGTGATCAGTGCCAGCTGGCACCTGTGATTCTTTCTAGAAAGGCGTTAGAAGGTGGACTTGGGATTTCTCTTCTAGAAAGATCCATAGGTTTACATGAAGGTGTTCTTGCCACTAAGTTAACAACACAATACAGAATGAATGATGCGATTTCAAGCTGGGCTTCAAAGGAAATGTATGGAGGATTGTTGACATCTTCACCTACAGTTTCTTCTCATCTTCTTGTTGATTCTCCTTTCGTTCag CCAACATGGATAACACAATGCCCACTACTACTCCTTGATACACGGAAGCCTTATGGAAGTTTATCACCTGGTTGTGAGGAGCATTTGGATCTAGCTGGCACCGGCTCCTTTTACAATGAAGGAGAGGCGGATATTGTTGTTCAACATGTTCTTTCATTAATATATGCTG GTGTGAGTCCAGCAGCAATTGCGGTGCAGTCGCCATATGTTGCTCAAGTGCAGTTACTAAGGGACAGTCTGGATGAGATTCCATTGGCTAATGGTGTTGAGGTGGCAACTATTGATAGCTTTCAAGGGAGGGAAGCTGATGCAGTAATCATATCCatg GTTCGATCAAATACTCTGGGGGCTGTTGGGTTTTTGGGGGATAGTAGAAGGATGAATGTTGCAATAACAAGAGCAAGGAAACACGTGGCAGTTGTATGTGACAGCTCAACAATATGTCATAATACGTTTCTGGCAAGGTTGCTGCGTCATATCAGGTATTCTGGTAGAGTGAAACATGCAGAGCCAGGTGGATTTGGTGGATCTGGACTTGGGATGAATCCTATGCTGCCATCTATAAGTTGA
- the LOC111921014 gene encoding protein BOLA4, chloroplastic/mitochondrial, with product MAMLTRPNITALCAYGTHLFRCHSLRHYKSQALVRLIVPVEKLGRQQLIMPKLHMVGRRSISTRVTSPSNASGPIDSPLMQSMQNKIKEELNAELVTVNDAYGDGRHVSIDVVSSAFEGKSAVNRQRMVYKAIWEELQNVVHAVDQMTTKTPEEAASGK from the exons ATGGCGATGCTCACCCGCCCCAATATCACGGCCTTGTGTGCCTACGGTACCCATCTCTTCAGATGCCACAGTCTGCGCCATTACAAGTCTCAAGCTCTTGTTCGCCTAATTGTTCCAGTGGAGAAGTTAGGTCGTCAACAGCTTATCATGCCCAAGCTTCACATGGTGGGTCGTCGGAGCATCAGTACCCGGGTTACGTCTCCCTCAAACGCTTCTGGACCTATCGATTCGCCATTGATGCAGTCGATGCAGAACAAG ATTAAAGAAGAATTGAATGCGGAGTTAGTAACAGTTAATGATGCTTATGGTGATGGGCGGCATGTTAG CATTGATGTTGTGTCTTCAGCTTTTGAGGGAAAGTCTGCTGTGAATAGACAGCGGATGGTATACAAAGCCATATGGGAGGAACTTCAAAACGTGGTGCATGCAGTTGACCAAATGACAACCAAGACCCCTGAGGAAGCAGCATCAGGGAAATGA